The proteins below are encoded in one region of Cyclopterus lumpus isolate fCycLum1 chromosome 8, fCycLum1.pri, whole genome shotgun sequence:
- the slc4a1a gene encoding solute carrier family 4 member 1a (Diego blood group) isoform X2, translating into MGVLSIARDSEAYLNLNTNATTRGDAQAYVELNELQGNIWQETGRWVGYEENLNPATGKWDPSHVSHLTFKSLIQLRKTMSTGAVILDLNASSLSTIAEKVADELLDKGEIRASDRDGLLRALLMRRSQSESPMITPSGDIEMQTFSVTKKRDTSDNMEASIVLSGVLETLQKPVTAFVRLSDSVVMNSSLESPVPVRFVFVLVGPSQNGIDYSESGRAMGALMADWVFCLEAFLAQTDKDLTNAIADFMDCSIVIPPTEIQDKGMLEPIIHFQKKMLRDRLRPIDTRLAFGDRVIDEKPPEPPREDPLARTGYPFGGMVKDLKRRYRHYISDYTDALNPQVLAAVIFIYFAALSPAITFGGLLADKTEKYMGVSELMISTSIQGVIFCLIAAQPVLIIGFSGPLLVFEEAFYSFCKTQGIEYIVGRIWVGMWLIVIVIIIVAVEGSFLVKFISRFTQEIFSILISLIFIYETFNKLIKIFQTHPLVLNYDHLNDSMDNPFHPILLEHTEIDHHGNITIHEKELERAYPNTALLSMCLMFGCFFIAYFLRHFKNGHYFPGPIRRLIGDFGVPIAIFFMIAVDISIADAYTQKLVVPKGIEVTNPKIRGWFINPMGEKKPFPIWMMGACCVPALLVFILIFLESQITTLIVSKPERKMMKGSGFHFDLLLLVTMGGLASFFGVPWLSAATVRSVTHANALTVMTKGTKPEIEKVIEQRISGFLVAILVGVSIFMEPLLKMIPMTALFGIFLYMGITSLSGIQMWDRMLLLITPKKYHPAEAYATRVKTMRMHLFTLIQLVCLAVLWVVKISAFSLALPFVLILTIPLRMFMTGTLFSAMEMKCLDADDGKVTFEEEPGVDVYNESPLP; encoded by the exons ATGGGGGTCCTCTCCATCGCCAGAGATTCAGAAG CTTATCTGAACCTGAACACCAATGCCACCACAAGAGGGGATGCTCAA GCCTATGTGGAGCTAAATGAGCTCCAGGGTAACATCTGGCAGGAGACTGGCCGCTGGGTGGGCTACGAGGAGAACTTAAACCCCGCCACCGGAAAATGGGATCCTTCTCATGTCTCCCATCTCACCTTCAAGAGCTTGATCCAGCTCCGCAAAACCATGAGCACAG GTGCCGTCATCCTCGACCTGAATGCCAGCAGTCTATCTACCATAGCTGAGAAGGTGGCGGATGAGCTGCTGGACAAGGGTGAGATTCGCGCCAGTGATCGGGACGGCCTGCTGAGAGCTCTACTCATGAGACGCAG TCAGTCTGAGAGCCCTATGATCACTCCCTCTGGAGACATTGAGATGCAGACCTTTTCTGTAACCAAGAAG AGAGACACCTCTGACAATATGGAGGCCTCAATTGTCCTCTCAG gtgTCCTGGAAACCCTGCAGAAACCTGTGACGGCCTTTGTGAGGTTAAGCGACTCTGTGGTGATGAACTCCTCCCTGGAGTCTCCTGTCCCTGTTCGCTTCGTCTTTGTGCTGGTGGGCCCCAGCCAGAACGGGATAGACTACAGTGAAAGTGGCCGCGCCATGGGCGCTCTGATGGCCGACtgg GTGTTTTGTCTGGAAGCCTTCTTGGCCCAGACGGACAAAGATCTGACCAACGCCATAGCTGACTTCATGGACTGCAGCATTGTGATCCCCCCCACTGAGATCCAAGACAAGGGAATGCTGGAGCCCATCATCCATTTCCAGAAGAAGATGCTGCGTGACAGACTCCGTCCCATCGACACCCGTCTTGCCTTTGGTGACAGGGTCATAG ATGAGAAACCCCCAGAGCCGCCTCGGGAGGACCCTCTGGCCCGCACAGGCTATCCCTTCGGTGGGATGGTGAAGGACCTGAAGCGCCGTTATCGCCACTACATCAGCGACTACACAGATGCTCTGAACCCTCAGGTCCTCGCTGCCGTCATCTTCATCTACTTCGCTGCCCTGTCCCCAGCCATCACTTTTGGAGGGCTTCTGG CtgacaaaacagaaaaatatatgGGCGTGTCAGAGCTCATGATCTCCACCAGCATCCAGGGCGTCATCTTCTGTCTCATCGCCGCTCAGCCCGTCCTCATCATCGGCTTCTCTGGACCCCTGCTGGTGTTTGAGGAAGCTTTTTACTCT TTCTGCAAGACCCAGGGCATTGAGTACATTGTGGGCCGTATCTGGGTGGGGATGTGGCTGATAGTGATCGTGATCATCATCGTGGCCGTGGAAGGCAGCTTCCTGGTCAAATTCATCTCCCGCTTCACTCAGGAAATCTTCTCcatcctcatctctctcatcttcatctATGAGACGTTCAATAAGCTGATCAAG ATCTTCCAAACccaccctctggttctgaaCTACGATCATCTGAACGACTCAATGGACAACCCCTTCCACCCGATCCTCTTGGAGCACACTGAAATCgatcaccatggcaacattACCATTCACGAGAAGGAGTTGGAAAGGGCCTACCCCAATACCGCCCTGCTGTCTATGTGCCTGATGTTTGGCTGCTTCTTCATTGCATACTTCCTACGTCATTTCAAGAATGGTCACTACTTCCCCGGCCCG ATCCGTCGTTTGATTGGAGACTTTGGTGTCCCCATTGCTATTTTCTTCATGATTGCTGTGGATATCAGCATTGCGGATGCTTACACCCAG AAACTGGTTGTGCCAAAGGGCATTGAGGTGACCAACCCCAAAATCAGAGGCTGGTTCATCAACCCCATGGGAGAGAAGAAGCCCTTCCCCATCTGGATGATGGGCGCCTGCTGTGTACCAGCACTGCTagtcttcatcctcatcttcctgGAGTCCCAGATTACTAC GCTGATTGTGAGCAAACCTGaaaggaagatgatgaagggaTCCGGTTTTCATTTCGATCTGCTCCTCCTGGTCACCATGGGGGGCCTCGCCTCTTTCTTCGGGGTCCCCTGGCTCAGTGCTGCCACTGTGCGATCCGTCACCCACGCCAATGCTCTCACTGTCATGACCAAAGGCACGAAACCAGAGATTGAGAAGGTGATCGAGCAGAGGATCAGTGGCTTCCTTGTGGCCATCTTGGTTG GTGTTTCTATTTTCATGGAGCCCCTTCTGAAGATGATTCCTATGACAGCCTTGTTTGGTATCTTCCTCTACATGGGTATCACCTCTCTGAGTGGAATCCAGATGTGGGACAGGATGCTTCTTCTAATTACACCAAAGAAATACCATCCCGCTGAGGCCTACGCCACCAGG GTGAAGACAATGCGTATGCATCTCTTCACTTTGATCCAGCTCGTGTGCTTGGCTGTCCTGTGGGTGGTGAAGATTAGTGCCTTCTCTCTGGCGCTGCCTTTTGTTCTCATCCTCACCATCCCTCTGCGCATGTTCATGACCGGCACGCTCTTCTCTGCCATGGAAATGAAATGC ctggACGCAGATGATGGCAAAGTGACGTTTGAGGAGGAACCTGGGGTGGATGTGTACAATGAGTCCCCACTGccataa
- the slc4a1a gene encoding solute carrier family 4 member 1a (Diego blood group) isoform X1 → MENHFSFEGSDMSYENRDSAFPSPVRLTPPGQSSNYDLEGRRQEEQEEDNEPPMGVLSIARDSEAYLNLNTNATTRGDAQAYVELNELQGNIWQETGRWVGYEENLNPATGKWDPSHVSHLTFKSLIQLRKTMSTGAVILDLNASSLSTIAEKVADELLDKGEIRASDRDGLLRALLMRRSQSESPMITPSGDIEMQTFSVTKKRDTSDNMEASIVLSGVLETLQKPVTAFVRLSDSVVMNSSLESPVPVRFVFVLVGPSQNGIDYSESGRAMGALMADWVFCLEAFLAQTDKDLTNAIADFMDCSIVIPPTEIQDKGMLEPIIHFQKKMLRDRLRPIDTRLAFGDRVIDEKPPEPPREDPLARTGYPFGGMVKDLKRRYRHYISDYTDALNPQVLAAVIFIYFAALSPAITFGGLLADKTEKYMGVSELMISTSIQGVIFCLIAAQPVLIIGFSGPLLVFEEAFYSFCKTQGIEYIVGRIWVGMWLIVIVIIIVAVEGSFLVKFISRFTQEIFSILISLIFIYETFNKLIKIFQTHPLVLNYDHLNDSMDNPFHPILLEHTEIDHHGNITIHEKELERAYPNTALLSMCLMFGCFFIAYFLRHFKNGHYFPGPIRRLIGDFGVPIAIFFMIAVDISIADAYTQKLVVPKGIEVTNPKIRGWFINPMGEKKPFPIWMMGACCVPALLVFILIFLESQITTLIVSKPERKMMKGSGFHFDLLLLVTMGGLASFFGVPWLSAATVRSVTHANALTVMTKGTKPEIEKVIEQRISGFLVAILVGVSIFMEPLLKMIPMTALFGIFLYMGITSLSGIQMWDRMLLLITPKKYHPAEAYATRVKTMRMHLFTLIQLVCLAVLWVVKISAFSLALPFVLILTIPLRMFMTGTLFSAMEMKCLDADDGKVTFEEEPGVDVYNESPLP, encoded by the exons ATGGAAAACCATTTTAGTTTTGAG GGCAGTGACATGTCCTATGAAAACAGGGACTCTGCCTTCCCCTCCCCAGTGAGACT GACTCCACCGGGCCAGAGCAGCAACTATGACCTGgagggcaggaggcaggaggagcaggaggaggacaatGAGCCACCAATGGGGGTCCTCTCCATCGCCAGAGATTCAGAAG CTTATCTGAACCTGAACACCAATGCCACCACAAGAGGGGATGCTCAA GCCTATGTGGAGCTAAATGAGCTCCAGGGTAACATCTGGCAGGAGACTGGCCGCTGGGTGGGCTACGAGGAGAACTTAAACCCCGCCACCGGAAAATGGGATCCTTCTCATGTCTCCCATCTCACCTTCAAGAGCTTGATCCAGCTCCGCAAAACCATGAGCACAG GTGCCGTCATCCTCGACCTGAATGCCAGCAGTCTATCTACCATAGCTGAGAAGGTGGCGGATGAGCTGCTGGACAAGGGTGAGATTCGCGCCAGTGATCGGGACGGCCTGCTGAGAGCTCTACTCATGAGACGCAG TCAGTCTGAGAGCCCTATGATCACTCCCTCTGGAGACATTGAGATGCAGACCTTTTCTGTAACCAAGAAG AGAGACACCTCTGACAATATGGAGGCCTCAATTGTCCTCTCAG gtgTCCTGGAAACCCTGCAGAAACCTGTGACGGCCTTTGTGAGGTTAAGCGACTCTGTGGTGATGAACTCCTCCCTGGAGTCTCCTGTCCCTGTTCGCTTCGTCTTTGTGCTGGTGGGCCCCAGCCAGAACGGGATAGACTACAGTGAAAGTGGCCGCGCCATGGGCGCTCTGATGGCCGACtgg GTGTTTTGTCTGGAAGCCTTCTTGGCCCAGACGGACAAAGATCTGACCAACGCCATAGCTGACTTCATGGACTGCAGCATTGTGATCCCCCCCACTGAGATCCAAGACAAGGGAATGCTGGAGCCCATCATCCATTTCCAGAAGAAGATGCTGCGTGACAGACTCCGTCCCATCGACACCCGTCTTGCCTTTGGTGACAGGGTCATAG ATGAGAAACCCCCAGAGCCGCCTCGGGAGGACCCTCTGGCCCGCACAGGCTATCCCTTCGGTGGGATGGTGAAGGACCTGAAGCGCCGTTATCGCCACTACATCAGCGACTACACAGATGCTCTGAACCCTCAGGTCCTCGCTGCCGTCATCTTCATCTACTTCGCTGCCCTGTCCCCAGCCATCACTTTTGGAGGGCTTCTGG CtgacaaaacagaaaaatatatgGGCGTGTCAGAGCTCATGATCTCCACCAGCATCCAGGGCGTCATCTTCTGTCTCATCGCCGCTCAGCCCGTCCTCATCATCGGCTTCTCTGGACCCCTGCTGGTGTTTGAGGAAGCTTTTTACTCT TTCTGCAAGACCCAGGGCATTGAGTACATTGTGGGCCGTATCTGGGTGGGGATGTGGCTGATAGTGATCGTGATCATCATCGTGGCCGTGGAAGGCAGCTTCCTGGTCAAATTCATCTCCCGCTTCACTCAGGAAATCTTCTCcatcctcatctctctcatcttcatctATGAGACGTTCAATAAGCTGATCAAG ATCTTCCAAACccaccctctggttctgaaCTACGATCATCTGAACGACTCAATGGACAACCCCTTCCACCCGATCCTCTTGGAGCACACTGAAATCgatcaccatggcaacattACCATTCACGAGAAGGAGTTGGAAAGGGCCTACCCCAATACCGCCCTGCTGTCTATGTGCCTGATGTTTGGCTGCTTCTTCATTGCATACTTCCTACGTCATTTCAAGAATGGTCACTACTTCCCCGGCCCG ATCCGTCGTTTGATTGGAGACTTTGGTGTCCCCATTGCTATTTTCTTCATGATTGCTGTGGATATCAGCATTGCGGATGCTTACACCCAG AAACTGGTTGTGCCAAAGGGCATTGAGGTGACCAACCCCAAAATCAGAGGCTGGTTCATCAACCCCATGGGAGAGAAGAAGCCCTTCCCCATCTGGATGATGGGCGCCTGCTGTGTACCAGCACTGCTagtcttcatcctcatcttcctgGAGTCCCAGATTACTAC GCTGATTGTGAGCAAACCTGaaaggaagatgatgaagggaTCCGGTTTTCATTTCGATCTGCTCCTCCTGGTCACCATGGGGGGCCTCGCCTCTTTCTTCGGGGTCCCCTGGCTCAGTGCTGCCACTGTGCGATCCGTCACCCACGCCAATGCTCTCACTGTCATGACCAAAGGCACGAAACCAGAGATTGAGAAGGTGATCGAGCAGAGGATCAGTGGCTTCCTTGTGGCCATCTTGGTTG GTGTTTCTATTTTCATGGAGCCCCTTCTGAAGATGATTCCTATGACAGCCTTGTTTGGTATCTTCCTCTACATGGGTATCACCTCTCTGAGTGGAATCCAGATGTGGGACAGGATGCTTCTTCTAATTACACCAAAGAAATACCATCCCGCTGAGGCCTACGCCACCAGG GTGAAGACAATGCGTATGCATCTCTTCACTTTGATCCAGCTCGTGTGCTTGGCTGTCCTGTGGGTGGTGAAGATTAGTGCCTTCTCTCTGGCGCTGCCTTTTGTTCTCATCCTCACCATCCCTCTGCGCATGTTCATGACCGGCACGCTCTTCTCTGCCATGGAAATGAAATGC ctggACGCAGATGATGGCAAAGTGACGTTTGAGGAGGAACCTGGGGTGGATGTGTACAATGAGTCCCCACTGccataa